Proteins encoded together in one Musa acuminata AAA Group cultivar baxijiao chromosome BXJ3-6, Cavendish_Baxijiao_AAA, whole genome shotgun sequence window:
- the LOC135641759 gene encoding NAP1-related protein 2-like isoform X2 — MVADKAKKTKVEDEAPDHIDGELVLSIEKLQEIQDEIETVNEEASEKVLEVEQKYNEIRRPIYKRRTETIQSIPDFWLTAFLSHPVLGDLLNEEDQKIFKFLVSLDVEDSKDVKSGYSITFNFSPNPYFEDTCLTKTYSFFDEGTTNITGTTIKWKEGMNVANGVVHKKEGGKRPLLEESFFAWFSEAQQKNLSEGLSDEEADEEDFGGDEYDDEKGTDLDGEDESGGDEDGEGDDS; from the exons ATGGTGGCGGACAAGGCGAAGAAGACGAAGGTGGAGGATGAGGCTCCCGATCACATCGACGGCGAGCTTGTGCTATCCATTGAGAAACTTCAGGAGATCCAAGACGAGATCGAGACG GTGAATGAGGAGGCAAGTGAGAAGGTCTTGGAGGTGGAACAGAAATATAATGAGATACGCAGACCTATCTACAAGAGGCGGACTGAGACTATTCAATCTATTCCAGATTTCTGGTTAACCGCG TTTCTGAGCCATCCAGTTCTTGGTGATCTTCTAAACGAGGAAGACCAAAAG ATCTTCAAATTCTTGGTGTCCTTAGATGTGGAAGACTCTAAAGATGTTAAATCAGGCTACTCCATTACCTTT AACTTCTCCCCAAATCCATATTTTGAAGATACATGCTTGACAAAGACATATTCGTTCTTCGACGAAGGAACAACTAACATAACTGGCACCACGATTAAGTGGAAGGAGGGAATG AATGTTGCAAATGGTGTTGTTCATAAAAAGGAAGGGGGTAAGAGACCTTTACTTGAAGAAAG TTTCTTTGCCTGGTTCAGTGAGGCTCAACAGAAAAATCTCTCAGAAGGGCTCTCTGATGAG GAAGCTGATGAGGAAGATTTTGGTGGAGACGAATATGATGATGAG AAGGGAACCGACCTTGACGGCGAGGATGAATCAGGAGGTGATGAAGATGGCGAAGGGGATGACAGCTAA
- the LOC135641759 gene encoding NAP1-related protein 2-like isoform X1 → MVADKAKKTKVEDEAPDHIDGELVLSIEKLQEIQDEIETVNEEASEKVLEVEQKYNEIRRPIYKRRTETIQSIPDFWLTAFLSHPVLGDLLNEEDQKIFKFLVSLDVEDSKDVKSGYSITFNFSPNPYFEDTCLTKTYSFFDEGTTNITGTTIKWKEGMNVANGVVHKKEGGKRPLLEESFFAWFSEAQQKNLSEGLSDEMAEIIKEDFWPNPLKYFNNEADEEDFGGDEYDDEKGTDLDGEDESGGDEDGEGDDS, encoded by the exons ATGGTGGCGGACAAGGCGAAGAAGACGAAGGTGGAGGATGAGGCTCCCGATCACATCGACGGCGAGCTTGTGCTATCCATTGAGAAACTTCAGGAGATCCAAGACGAGATCGAGACG GTGAATGAGGAGGCAAGTGAGAAGGTCTTGGAGGTGGAACAGAAATATAATGAGATACGCAGACCTATCTACAAGAGGCGGACTGAGACTATTCAATCTATTCCAGATTTCTGGTTAACCGCG TTTCTGAGCCATCCAGTTCTTGGTGATCTTCTAAACGAGGAAGACCAAAAG ATCTTCAAATTCTTGGTGTCCTTAGATGTGGAAGACTCTAAAGATGTTAAATCAGGCTACTCCATTACCTTT AACTTCTCCCCAAATCCATATTTTGAAGATACATGCTTGACAAAGACATATTCGTTCTTCGACGAAGGAACAACTAACATAACTGGCACCACGATTAAGTGGAAGGAGGGAATG AATGTTGCAAATGGTGTTGTTCATAAAAAGGAAGGGGGTAAGAGACCTTTACTTGAAGAAAG TTTCTTTGCCTGGTTCAGTGAGGCTCAACAGAAAAATCTCTCAGAAGGGCTCTCTGATGAG ATGGCTGAGATAATAAAGGAAGACTTTTGGCCCAATCCTTTGAAGTACTTTAACAAT GAAGCTGATGAGGAAGATTTTGGTGGAGACGAATATGATGATGAG AAGGGAACCGACCTTGACGGCGAGGATGAATCAGGAGGTGATGAAGATGGCGAAGGGGATGACAGCTAA
- the LOC135639825 gene encoding myb-related protein 306-like, translated as MGRPPCCDKNGVKKGPWTPEEDIILVSYIQEHGPGNWRAVPSNTGLMRCSKSCRLRWTNYLRPGIKRGNFTDQEEKLIIRLQALLGNRWAAIASYLPERTDNDIKNYWNTHLKKKVRKPETGSDCPKSSGQSSHRTVCKGQWERCLQTDINMAKRALREASSVSCSFDSKPSTYASNTENISRLLQGWTKGSPKPSVAPASSGSGVAESASSQGSVSTSNCIMSPEPLESVFGFNDSTAERSEAGAPFSLLESWLLDEHDGHWQESFLDVAVLDTCELF; from the exons atgggaagaCCACCATGCTGTGACAAAAATGGTGTGAAGAAGGGGCCTTGGACACCAGAAGAGGACATCATCTTGGTGTCCTACATCCAAGAACATGGCCCTGGGAATTGGAGAGCTGTCCCTTCCAACACTG GCCTGATGAGATGCAGCAAAAGCTGCAGGCTTCGGTGGACGAACTACCTCAGGCCCGGGATCAAGCGTGGCAACTTCACCGATCAGGAGGAGAAGCTTATCATCCGCCTCCAGGCTCTTCTGGGCAACAG ATGGGCCGCCATAGCTTCTTACCTCCCGGAAAGAACAGACAACGACATCAAGAATTACTGGAATACACACCTGAAGAAGAAGGTGAGGAAGCCGGAGACCGGCAGCGATTGCCCCAAGAGCAGCGGGCAGTCGAGCCATCGTACCGTCTGCAAAGGCCAGTGGGAGAGGTGTCTGCAGACCGACATCAACATGGCGAAGCGAGCTCTGCGCGAGGCCTCGTCCGTCAGCTGCAGCTTCGACAGTAAGCCTTCGACCTACGCATCCAACACCGAGAACATATCCCGGCTTCTCCAAGGATGGACGAAGGGTTCGCCGAAACCCAGCGTTGCTCCGGCGAGCTCGGGATCGGGTGTGGCGGAGTCTGCGTCGAGTCAGGGGAGCGTGAGCACCTCCAACTGCATCATGTCGCCGGAGCCGCTCGAGTCGGTGTTCGGGTTCAACGACTCCACGGCCGAGAGGTCGGAGGCCGGAGCACCCTTCTCGTTGCTGGAGTCATGGCTGCTCGATGAGCACGACGGACACTGGCAAGAGAGCTTTCTTGATGTTGCGGTGCTCGATACATGTGAATTGTTCTAA